ACAAAATGGACGAATAGAGTTGTTCAAGCAGAAGAAAGAGTAGATTGTGCTATGAATATTATCATAACTTCTAGAAATGATAATACATTTACAGCAACTCTGCAGGTACAATCCACAAGGCCTGTTTATGGTTCAAGTTATTTAACACCTGTTTTAAATATAAGAGATAACGATTTCTCTTTTAAATACAATGAATTTGACCCTTTATTGTTTAATAAAAACTCTTTTGACAGCAATTTGGTTTCTACCATTGTCTTTTATGTGTATACAATTTTAGGAGTGGATGCAGACACTTTTGCTAAATATGGAGGTCAAGCAGAATTAGAAGAAGCACAAAATGTAATGTTGCAAGCGCAACAAAGTGGCATCAGTTCTTGGCAAAATGTTGTTGGGAAACAAAATCGTTTTTTATTGATTGACAACTTGTTAGCGCCCAAATTAAAGGTATATAGAGATGTTTTATACGATTATCATATAAAAGGTTTGGATAATTTTGCTACCAACAAAGAGTTTGCAAAGCAAACTATTGAAGATAGTGTTTTAAAGGTTGAAAATATATTTAATAAAACTGTTGGTAATTATTTAATCCGATTATTTTTTGATGCAAAAGCAGATGAAATCGTAAATATTTATGCTGATGGACCAAGAACCAGAAATGCAATCAATTTAGTTGAATCTCTTAAGAAAATTTCTCCTAACAATATTTCTAAGTGGAGAGATATTGAGTAGGTTTCTACTCATAAATTAAATATTTGTCTCTAACTTTTTTAAACACTTCCAAATCTTTCTTCCAAGATTCTCTTATTTTTTCTTGAGATAAACCTTTTTCAATTTGTTTTTGTAGTGTTGTATTTCCTGCATGAATTGTAAACGTGCTCCCAAAGAATTGTTCTGTTTTTGGTGTTTTTTCATAAGCATCTAACAACCATTGTAAATTTATTTGATCTTGTTTTTCTGCAGTTCTTAAATCTACGCCATAACAAAGATTCCCATTTTCTTTTGGATATTTAGCGCCAAAGTTTGGTTTTGGAGTATAACTAAAATCACTTTTCGGAAAAAAGGAAGCTCCATATCTTTGAAACTGAAATTCTGTTCCTCTTCCTGCATTTATAATTGTTCCTTCAAAGAAACCTAAACTTGGGTATAAGTTTATAGATTTGTCATTTGGTAAATTTGGAGAAGGTCTTATTGGCAAACTAACATCAGAATTATGAGTATAATTTTTTAAAGGAATTACAGTTAAATCGCAATTCAAGTTGTTTTTAAGCCATTTTTCGCCATTAATCATTTGCCCATATTCGCCAATAGTCATTCCATAAACCACAGGAACAGGGTGTTTACCCACAAAAGAGCTGTGTTCCATTTCTAAAACTGGGCCATCAACATAATGTGCGTTTGGATTTGGTCTATCAAAAATAATCACAGGAATACCAAGTTCTGCACAAGCTTCCATCACATAATGTAAGGTAGAAATATAGGTGTAAAAACGCACACCCACATCTTGAATATCAAAAATAACAACATCAATATGTTCTAATTGTGCTGTTGTAGGTTTCTTGTTTTTTCCATAAAGTGATATAATTGGCAAACCTGTTTTGGTGTCTTTGCCATCTTTTACAAGTTCTGCTGCATCTGCTTCGCCTCTAAAACCATGTTCAGGAGCAAAAACTTTTTGTACGTTGATTTCTAAAGATAATAGAGAATCAACTAAATGAGTGAATGTATGCTTCTCACTTCCAGCTTCCAACTTCCAACTTTTTCTTATTACAGAAGTCTGATTCCCAACAACAGCAACTTTTTTCCCTTTTAAAAGCTTTACATATAAATCTGTTCTTTCAGCTCCAGTTTTAATAGATGCATCTTCTTTTTCAGAATCTTGAACTTGAAACTTTGAATCTTGATTTTGTGATTTTTGTGCACAAGAAATCAGCTGAAAATTCAACGACAAAAACAAGATTAAATATGTACTTTTGAAGGGTTTAAAATTTATCATCAAATTGAATTACGAGTTATTTATTGCAAAACGCATTATTGCTGGCAAAAAGTATAAAAATAGTATTTCTTCACCTATAATAAAAATTGCAATTACAGCAATTGCTTTGGGAATTATTATTATGTTGATTGCTGTTGCAACAGGTTTAGGCTTGCAATATAAAATACGCGATA
The DNA window shown above is from Polaribacter sp. Hel_I_88 and carries:
- a CDS encoding DUF4835 family protein — translated: MRKLVFLFAVLLFTNNINSQELNCLVNINYDQVPGSNLQVFKTLETALTEFINQTKWTNRVVQAEERVDCAMNIIITSRNDNTFTATLQVQSTRPVYGSSYLTPVLNIRDNDFSFKYNEFDPLLFNKNSFDSNLVSTIVFYVYTILGVDADTFAKYGGQAELEEAQNVMLQAQQSGISSWQNVVGKQNRFLLIDNLLAPKLKVYRDVLYDYHIKGLDNFATNKEFAKQTIEDSVLKVENIFNKTVGNYLIRLFFDAKADEIVNIYADGPRTRNAINLVESLKKISPNNISKWRDIE
- a CDS encoding exo-beta-N-acetylmuramidase NamZ domain-containing protein, whose translation is MINFKPFKSTYLILFLSLNFQLISCAQKSQNQDSKFQVQDSEKEDASIKTGAERTDLYVKLLKGKKVAVVGNQTSVIRKSWKLEAGSEKHTFTHLVDSLLSLEINVQKVFAPEHGFRGEADAAELVKDGKDTKTGLPIISLYGKNKKPTTAQLEHIDVVIFDIQDVGVRFYTYISTLHYVMEACAELGIPVIIFDRPNPNAHYVDGPVLEMEHSSFVGKHPVPVVYGMTIGEYGQMINGEKWLKNNLNCDLTVIPLKNYTHNSDVSLPIRPSPNLPNDKSINLYPSLGFFEGTIINAGRGTEFQFQRYGASFFPKSDFSYTPKPNFGAKYPKENGNLCYGVDLRTAEKQDQINLQWLLDAYEKTPKTEQFFGSTFTIHAGNTTLQKQIEKGLSQEKIRESWKKDLEVFKKVRDKYLIYE